The following proteins are co-located in the Solea senegalensis isolate Sse05_10M linkage group LG12, IFAPA_SoseM_1, whole genome shotgun sequence genome:
- the LOC122778696 gene encoding uncharacterized protein LOC122778696, translated as MGNFRNKMRRAGCQEVTVNAGKRSRSDPDNEPSHSNIKRPKRAEVNFLPNYPQGKDPSSLEQLRQTIVEEVKKTEKNLPLIRKMMETTFPLRRQTIVMSCPPVNELMDLWPALKIESESYAEFQRITNQNLPNTFYAELDHHLHRLMTLFRQKASKTGKTADALAEILKIHDEQERHDIHTNRTNILRALPVYLHEDVSGVFRTCTDESDEPELDGVAVALLTVISDHDTSPVHYQPVKISVVIEGDVVVSLPRFSDAFLVMFGLIYALHLSYPKALTNTFEFTQKILLGLESGKLSPRLQTLKNDLM; from the exons ATGGGCAATTTCAGGAACAAGATGAGACGGGCTGGATGTCAAGAGGTCACTGTTAATGctggaaaaagaagcagaagtgATCCTGATAATGAACCTTCACATTCTAACATTAAAAGACCCAAGCGCGCAGAAGTCAACTTCCTACCCAACTATCCCCAAGGAAAGGATCCTTCAAGCCTTGAGCAGTTGAGGCAGACAATTGTTGAAGAAGTCAAGAAGACTGAGAAGAACCTGCCCCTCATTAGAAAGATGATGGAGACCACATTTCCCCTGCGCCGACAGACCATAGTGATGTCCTGCCCACCAGTGAATGAGCTCATGGATCTCTGGCCTGCTCTCAAAATAGAGTCTGAG TCGTATGCAGAGTTCCAGCGGATTACGAATCAGAACCTGCCCAACACGTTCTATGCTGAGCTTGACCACCATCTTCATCGACTGATGACCTTATTCAGACAGAAGGCATCAAAAACTGGGAAGACAGCAGATGCCCTGGCTGAAATTTTAAAAATCCATGATGAACAG GAAAGGCATGACATCCACACCAACCGCACTAACATTCTCCGCGCCCTTCCTGTGTATCTACACGAGGACGTCTCTGGAGTTTTCAGAACCTGCACA GACGAGTCTGATGAGCCAGAGCTTGATGGTGTTGCAGTGGCCCTCCTTACTGTCATCAGTGACCATGACACAAGTCCAGTTCACTACCAGCCCGTAAAAATCTCTGTGGTCATTGAAGGTGATGTCGTGGTCAGTCTCCCCAGATTTAGCGATGCCTTCCTGGTAATGTTTGGACTTATTTATGCACTACACCTCAGCTATCCCAAAGCACTGACCAATACTTTTGAATTCACACAAAAGATTTTACTTGGTCTAGAAAGTGGTAAACTGTCACCCAGGTTGCAGACCCTCAAGAATGACTTGATGTAG